From the Astatotilapia calliptera chromosome 6, fAstCal1.2, whole genome shotgun sequence genome, one window contains:
- the frem3 gene encoding FRAS1-related extracellular matrix protein 3 isoform X2 has protein sequence MAACLQSCKLCKKSCLLLAFSLSFCFASVCAGPFDSAHLYHRRAGPNEDDIIVANNGIRVPFGRSVFLDPVNDLVTEVQPGDRCQITVLDNDPLAQKPGMLTPKKFPCSFGSEEVKYTHFGSRSPSKDRVKLQLRYDSHTDTVIVPFMLEVEVVFQQLEILTRNMPLNVEKLNGESNPIDKKGLEFSYEDGVTQCKISTLVGAGGLPRYGTLLNNPSNGQMVDCDEFVKQGIRYKHTAKTNSPNRDYIPMMVELQDNEGNMIMQEHFQMMVRIREGAENTAPKPSFVAMMMMEVDQFVMTAITSDMLSAEDVESHPDDLIFNITSPLNPQQGYIISTDDQNLPITSFYHRDIKELKIAYKPPSDDSEQERIFQLEFEIVDTDGAVSDPFAFMIVVKPMNTLAPVATKNTGQLLFEGQSRALSSSQNLEISDEDNLEDVRITVIDGLKHGDLTMLGTRRKFFTPADLDAGIVAYQHDGSDTYSDNIIFRMTDGSNEVEFLFPITIVPTDDEPPIINANTGLVLFKNEIMQISPFILSATDIDSEDSTIKFVMEAPYSTIGQLLLRQAELPSDPSLWKFSETDEMFEQVVTEWLQQDILDGKLFYRHIGPHSTTTVTDHFVFRVQDDNDPPNQSGEHTFTIKIHPVDDLAPELFPGTTLHMTVQEYELTYFRKKFLCYTDLDSDDRDLKYTITKPPTDTDENNPALLGEIVLTDSPDTVITEFTQAQVNHHKVAYKPPDQELGITPKEAQFTFTVEDTAGNTADGLFTIFLQPVDNKPPLITNTGFTVLERGTHVITRKELHATDTDTDDDNIIFTVTQIPQYGQLQYLGIDMSNGETFVLEDITTGRLTYMHGGKESLTDVIKLSVSDGFHEVPIAIRITIEPVDDKRPTIMLPPGLLGASIDVLENGATEITSNVIQGHDEDTDDLMLTFIVEEPPRLGEILVNGAPAERFTQEDIINGVVVYAHTSGEIGPTKEHDSFNLTLSDMSEQWVIGGNKIQGVTVHVTILPVDSIPPVVSVGEQFIVVEGEKNVITLEQIHAEDVDTNSEDILCTIIVQPTSGYVENISPAAGSEKSRAGTAITAFAIKEISLGHIYYVQSIHKGVEPVEDRFTFRCSDGINFSERHFFPIVIIPANDEKPEIFVREFVVMEGMSLVIDTPILNAADADIPKNELDFEIIKPPKHGTIVQQLSTGTIPVEKFNLEQLIEASNIVYEHDDSETKEDSFEIRLSDGKHKVEKTVPIVVIPVDDETPRMAINDGLDVEIGETKVISNSVLKATDLDSEDKELTYVVRYGPGQGYLQRISKFGDVLGNITLGMNFTQDEIDRQLIQYVHTGQEGIRDLLKFDVTDGINPLIDRYFYISIGSIDMVFPDVVNKGVTLKEGGKVTLTTDLLSTSDINSPDEYLSFSITRAPSRGHLECTDLPGVPISTFTQLQLAGNKIYYIHTSDDEIKMDSFEFEVTDGYNPVFRTFRVSITDVDNKKPVLTITRLLVEEGESKLITPFELTAEDRDTPDHLLRFIITQVPVHGLLLFNNTQPITTFTKQDLNENLISYKHDGTETSEDSFSFTVTDGTHTDFYVFPNTDYETRKPQMMTIHINTVDNGVPQILVNKAAASLKVLPTGHLGFVITSKVLRSEDRDSPQKVLKYTVSEAPLHGFIMNTAVGNDSIKTFTQADINDMKICYVLLDGSNATSDIFYFIVEDNGGNKLNPQPFRLNWAWISLEREYYLVDEDAKFLEVTLKRRGYLGETSFVSIATKDGTAEKDKDFRGKAQKQVQFNPGQTTATWKVKIFTDQDFETSETFEIHLSDPVMAVMEFPDVATVEIVDPGDESTVYIPQSEFKIEEDVGELLVPVRRSGDASQELLVVCYTQQGTATGTIPSTVLSYSDYITRPEDHTSVLRFDKDEREKACRVIIIDDSLYEEEESFNVSLSMPMGGQVGANFPSAKVTILADSDDEPSLYFGEPEYIVDESSGYVEVKVWRTGTDLSKTATVTIRSRKSDPVSAEAGQDYVGISRNLDFAPGVTMQTFRVTILDDLGQPELEGPETFDLVLRMPMNAVLGEPSKTTITINDTVTDLPKVQFKEGSYKVDESDGEVTATVYRSGDISLRSTARCYTRQGSAQVMMDYNERPNTDASVITFLPGESEKPCVVTLVDDSIHEEDEEFRLVLGTPKSKSPYGASIGEQKEALVTITDEKDKPIIRFSEIKYSVREPQVKGEVATVKIPILRFGDTSKVSVVRVHTKDGSATSGEDYNPMSEDVAFKEGEKEHFVEIEVLYDGQREMREAFTVHMKPDDNMVAEIQMNKAIVYIEEMDSVADVTFPAIPQVVSLLMYDDTSKMKDRPYPPNGYPVVCVTACNPKHHDFDKTGSICAAENINDTLTQYRWLISAPTGSDGVTSPMREVDTNTFFTNTKSITLDSIYFQAGSRVQCAARAFNANGDAGLELVSSIVVISKEEGMCQPRIPGTVGAEPFSAKIRYTGPDDPDFPNLIKLTVHMPHMDGMLPVISTRPLSNFELTLSPDGTRVGNHRCSNLLDFNEIQTGYGFITDATKNPEIIGETSPYQYSVVMRSANSLRFYRNLNLEACLWEFTSYYDMSELLNDCGGSIGTDGQVLNLVQSYVTLRVPLFVSYVFHSPVAVGGWQHFDLQSELKLTFVYDTAILWQDGIGSPPEAELQGAMYPTSMRINEEGRLVVNFKTEARFRGQFVMSHPGTSVSSMVICADHSGLTFTLALVRTEPTYNQPMQQWSFVSDFAVRDYSGTYTVKLVPCIASPNGEFSIPPVCHPREPLTFDMDIRFQQVSDPVAAEFSLNTQMFLLSKKELWLSDGSMGFGEGTDAAFSEGSMIYGRVMVDPVQNLGDSFSCSIEKVFLCTGMDGYVPKYNPTNKEYGCLADAPSLLHRFKILDKAQPETQATSFGDVSFKATLAQDTPGALSLIRQPGTDGFTLSSSPLFQVAAGREWFIHTIYTVRSRENANRNIGKRSVEYLHHSIFSVEQPRSSTRHRRAAPSFSAPAVAQDIGIENNRGTNIQHIALDRRDRIVVSQRQPWLPNRDSFLERPLLESSGREPSDTSTIPLLVGVAGLILLTCLIATVVILLLRRKKREKKSQYTPYATSSSSAYNGYSHSPAGMWGGSDSSEV, from the exons ATGGCTGCTTGTCTGCAAAGTTGCAAACTTTGTAAAAAGAGTTGCCTTCTTTTGGCTTTTTCTCTCAGCTTCTGTTTTGCCTCAGTATGTGCAGGGCCTTTTGATTCAGCTCACCTCTATCACCGCAGGGCCGGACCTAATGAAGATGATATCATTGTTGCTAACAATGGGATCAGAGTGCCTTTTGGGCGGTCCGTGTTTCTGGACCCTGTGAATGACCTGGTAACAGAAGTGCAGCCCGGTGACCGCTGCCAAATCACAGTCCTGGACAATGATCCACTGGCCCAGAAGCCTGGGATGCTAACCCCTAAAAAGTTTCCCTGTTCATTTGGATCTGAAGAAGTGAAATACACGCATTTTGGATCAAGGAGCCCCAGTAAGGATCGTGTGAAGCTGCAGCTTCGTTATGactctcacacagacacagtcatTGTCCCCTTCATGTTGGAAGTAGAGGTTGTTTTCCAGCAGCTTGAGATCCTCACCAGGAATATGCCCCTTAATGTTGAAAAGCTCAATGGAGAGAGCAATCCTATTGACAAAAAGGGCCTGGAGTTTTCCTATGAGGATGGTGTCACACAGTGTAAGATCAGCACTCTGGTCGGCGCTGGAGGTCTTCCCAGGTATGGCACTCTTTTGAACAACCCTTCCAATGGCCAAATGGTTGACTGTGATGAGTTTGTGAAGCAGGGTATTCGCTACAAGCACACGGCTAAAACCAACTCACCAAACAGAGACTATATTCCAATGATGGTAGAGCTGCAGGATAACGAAGGAAACATGATAATGCAAGAGCATTTCCAAATGATGGTTAGAATCAGAGAAGGTGCAGAGAACACTGCTCCCAAACCCAGCtttgtagctatgatgatgatggaggttGATCAGTTTGTGATGACAGCTATTACAAGTGACATGCTGTCGGCTGAAGATGTCGAATCTCACCCAGATGACTTAATCTTCAACATCACGTCTCCGCTGAACCCTCAGCAGGGTTATATCATCAGCACAGATGATCAGAACCTGCCTATCACCTCCTTCTATCACAGGGACATCAAAGAGCTTAAAATAGCCTATAAGCCACCCTCAGATGACTCAGAACAAGAGAGGATTTTTCAGCTAGAGTTTGAAATTGTAGACACCGATGGTGCAGTGTCAGATCCATTTGCTTTTATGATTGTGGTAAAGCCTATGAATACACTGGCTCCTGTTGCAACCAAAAATACAGGGCAGCTATTGTTTGAAGGGCAATCTCGAGCTCTCTCCAGCTCTCAGAATTTAGAGATTAGCGATGAGGATAACCTGGAAGACGTGAGAATCACAGTCATCGATGGTTTAAAGCACGGAGACCTTACTATGCTCGGCACACGCAGGAAGTTCTTTACACCTGCCGATCTAGACGCTGGCATTGTTGCGTACCAGCATGACGGCAGCGACACCTATAGCGACAACATTATTTTTAGAATGACTGACGGCAGTAATGAAGTGGAATTTTTGTTCCCCATCACCATTGTCCCCACTGATGACGAGCCCCCTATTATTAATGCAAACACTGGCTTGGTGTTGTTCAAGAATGAAATCATGCAGATCTCTCCATTCATCCTAAGTGCAACAGACATCGATTCAGAAGACTCCACTATTAAGTTTGTCATGGAGGCACCATACTCCACCATAGGGCAACTCCTGCTTAGGCAAGCAGAGCTACCGTCTGACCCATCTCTGTGGAAGTTCAGCGAGACAGATGAGATGTTTGAGCAGGTGGTGACTGAGTGGCTTCAGCAGGACATTCTGGATGGAAAGCTGTTCTATCGTCACATCGGGCCCCACAGCACCACCACTGTAACCGATCACTTTGTATTCCGGGTCCAGGACGATAACGATCCTCCCAATCAATCAGGCGAGCACACGTTCACTATCAAAATCCATCCCGTTGATGACCTTGCCCCAGAGCTTTTCCCAGGCACCACCCTTCACATGACAGTGCAGGAATATGAGCTCACATACTTTAGGAAGAAATTCTTGTGTTATACTGATCTTGATTCAGATGACAGAGATTTGAAGTACACCATCACTAAGCCCCCGACTGACACAGATGAGAACAATCCAGCCCTCTTGGGTGAAATTGTACTGACTGACAGCCCTGACACTGTAATTACAGAGTTTACACAAGCCCAGGTTAATCACCACAAAGTAGCTTATAAGCCCCCAGACCAGGAATTGGGCATCACTCCAAAAGAGGCTCAGTTCACATTCACTGTGGAAGACACAGCTGGAAACACAGCAGATGGACTGTTCACCATTTTCCTACAGCCGGTTGACAACAAACCTCCACTTATCACCAACACAGGATTCACTGTTTTGGAAAGAGGTACACATGTCATTACCAGGAAGGAGCTGCACGCCACTGACACGGATACAGATGACGACAATATCATCTTCACGGTGACCCAGATTCCCCAGTATGGGCAGCTGCAGTATTTGGGGATTGATATGTCAAATGGCGAAACATTTGTGCTCGAAGACATCACAACCGGTCGTCTAACTTACATGCACGGAGGAAAAGAATCTCTcactgatgtcatcaagctCTCTGTAAGTGATGGTTTCCATGAGGTACCAATTGCCATCAGGATCACAATCGAGCCAGTTGATGACAAAAGGCCCACGATTATGCTCCCACCCGGCCTGCTCGGAGCCTCCATAGATGTACTGGAGAATGGAGCCACGGAGATTACAAGTAACGTCATTCAGGGCCACGATGAAGATACAGATGACCTCATGCTCACTTTTATTGTTGAAGAACCTCCGAGACTGGGTGAAATCCTGGTTAATGGTGCTCCTGCTGAGAGATTCACTCAGGAGGACATAATTAACGGGGTGGTTGTGTATGCTCACACATCTGGTGAAATAGGGCCGACCAAAGAGCACGACTCCTTCAATCTTACTTTGTCTGACATGTCAGAGCAGTGGGTCATTGGTGGCAACAAGATCCAAGGTGTGACAGTCCATGTGACAATCCTTCCTGTTGACAGCATCCCACCTGTTGTCAGCGTCGGCGAGCAGTTTATAGTAGTGGAAGGGGAGAAGAACGTCATTACTCTGGAGCAAATTCATGCCGAGGATGTTGACACCAACAGCGAGGATATCTTGTGTACCATCATTGTCCAACCAACTTCTGGTTATGTGGAGAACATCTCACCTGCAGCAGGCTCAGAGAAATCAAGAGCTGGGACGGCCATCACCGCATTCGCCATTAAAGAAATTTCCCTTGGCCACATCTACTATGTCCAAAGCATCCACAAAGGGGTTGAACCTGTGGAAGATCGTTTCACGTTCCGCTGCTCAGATGGTATTAACTTCTCTGAGCGCCACTTCTTCCCCATAGTCATCATTCCAGCCAATGATGAGAAGCCTGAGATTTTTGTCCGTGAGTTTGTGGTAATGGAGGGAATGAGTCTGGTCATTGACACCCCAATTCTGAACGCAGCTGATGCTGACATCCCCAAGAATGAGCTGGACTTTGAGATCATCAAACCACCCAAGCATGGGACAATTGTTCAGCAGCTCAGCACTGGCACCATCCCTGTGGAGAAGTTCAACTTGGAGCAGCTCATAGAGGCATCCAACATTGTCTATGAACATGATGACTCTGAAACCAAGGAAGACAGCTTTGAAATCAGGCTATCTGATGGAAAACACAAAGTGGAAAAAACAGTTCCTATCGTGGTCATTCCTGTTGATGATGAGACACCAAGAATGGCCATTAACGATGGCCTCGATGTGGAGATCGGAGAAACAAAAGTGATTAGCAACAGCGTTTTAAAGGCAACAGATCTTGACTCCGAAGACAAGGAATTAACTTATGTTGTGCGATACGGCCCTGGCCAAGGCTACCTGCAGCGTATCAGCAAATTTGGAGACGTTTTAGGAAATATCACCCTGGGAATGAATTTCACACAAGATGAAATTGACAGACAACTCATTCAGTATGTGCACACAGGCCAGGAAGGAATCCGTGACCTGCTGAAATTTGACGTCACAGATGGTATAAATCCACTTATTGACCGTTACTTTTACATCAGCATTGGAAGCATTGATATGGTTTTTCCAGATGTTGTTAACAAAGGTGTGACTCTCAAAGAAGGTGGAAAAGTAACTCTCACCACTGACCTCCTCAgcacctctgacatcaacagccCTGATGAATACCTCAGTTTTAGCATCACGAGAGCGCCTAGTAGAGGGCACTTAGAGTGCACTGACCTCCCAGGTGTTCCTATTTCCACCTTCACCCAGTTGCAGCTTGCTGGCAACAAGATCTACTACATCCACACCTCTGATGATGAAATTAAAATGGACAGCTTCGAGTTTGAGGTGACAGACGGCTACAATCCCGTCTTCCGAACCTTCAGAGTGTCCATCACCGATGTGGATAATAAGAAACCTGTCTTAACCATAACAAGGCTACTTGTGGAGGAGGGCGAATCCAAACTCATCACACCTTTTGAACTTACTGCTGAAGACCGGGACACTCCAGACCACCTGCTGCGCTTTATAATCACGCAAGTGCCAGTACACGGTTTGCTGCTTTTCAACAACACCCAGCCAATTACGACTTTTACCAAGCAGGACCTGAACGAGAACCTTATCAGCTATAAGCACGATGGCACTGAGACCAGTGAAGACAGCTTCTCTTTCACTGTCACCGATGGCACTCACACCGACTTTTACGTTTTCCCTAACACTGACTATGAGACACGCAAACCCCAAATGATGACTATTCACATCAATACGGTGGATAACGGTGTCCCCCAGATTTTGGTAAATAAGGCTGCCGCTTCACTGAAAGTCCTCCCAACTGGACACCTGGGCTTTGTGATCACCAGCAAGGTCCTTCGATCAGAGGACCGGGACAGTCCCCAGAAGGTGTTGAAGTACACGGTGTCCGAGGCTCCACTGCACGGCTTCATCATGAATACCGCCGTGGGCAATGACAGCATCAAGACATTCACACAAG CTGATATCAATGACATGAAGATCTGTTATGTGCTGTTGGATGGGAGCAACGCCACCAGTGATATCTTCTACTTCATAGTTGAAGACAACG GTGGAAATAAACTAAATCCCCAGCCATTCCGACTCAACTGGGCCTGGATCTCTCTGGAGAGGGAATACTATTTGGTGGATGAAGATGCCAAATTCCTGGAGGTGACGCTGAAACGCAGAGGCTACCTGGGAGAAACTTCTTTTGTCA GTATTGCCACTAAGGACGGCACAGCAGAGAAGGACAAGGATTTCCGTGGTAAAGCCCAGAAGCAGGTTCAGTTCAACCCAGgccagaccacagcgacctggAAAGTGAAAATCTTCACAGACCAGGACTTTGAGACCTCGGAAACATTTGAGATACATCTGTCAGACCCTGTCATGGCTGTAATGGAGTTTCCTGACGTCGCGACGGTGGAGATTGTGGACCCTGGTGATG AATCGACCGTCTACATCCCTCAGTCAGAGTTCAAGATAGAGGAGGATGTTGGAGAGCTGTTGGTGCCAGTGCGACGTTCGGGAGATGCCAGCCAGGAGCTCCTGGTAGTTTGTTACACTCAGCAAG GAACAGCCACCGGCACCATACCCAGCACAGTCCTTTCCTACTCTGACTACATCACCCGGCCCGAGGACCACACCAGCGTGCTGCGCTTCGATAAGGATGAGCGCGAAAAAGCCTGTCGCGTCATTATCATCGATGACTCCCTTtacgaggaagaggagagctTTAACGTCAGCCTCAGCATGCCCATGGGGGGCCAGGTGGGCGCCAACTTCCCGTCTGCCAAAGTCACCATTTTGGCAGACAGCGATGACG AGCCTTCACTGTACTTCGGTGAGCCTGAGTATATCGTGGATGAGAGCTCAGGCTATGTCGAGGTAAAGGTTTGGAGGACAGGCACTGACCTGTCCAAAACCGCTACCGTCACCATCCGCTCCAGGAAAAGCGACCCCGTTTCTGCTGAAG CTGGACAGGACTACGTTGGCATTAGCCGCAACCTGGACTTTGCTCCAGGGGTGACAATGCAGACTTTTAGAGTAACCATCCTGGATGACTTGGGCCAGCCGGAACTAGAGGGACCCGAGACCTTTGACCTTGTGTTGCGGATGCCCATGAATGCGGTGCTAGGAGAACCAAGCAAGACGACCATCACCATCAATGATACTGTCACTGACT TGCCTAAGGTTCAGTTTAAGGAAGGAAGCTACAAGGTGGATGAGTCTGATGGGGAGGTAACAGCCACAGTGTACCGCAGTGGAGACATCAGCCTCAGATCCACTGCACGCTGTTACACTCGCCAAGGCTCTGCTCAGGTCATGATGGACTATAACGAAAGGCCCAATACTGATGCATCAGTCATCACCTTCCTGCCAG GTGAGAGTGAAAAGCCATGTGTGGTTACCCTGGTAGACGACTCCATCcatgaggaggatgaggaaTTCCGCTTGGTGCTGGGAACTCCTAAGAGCAAGTCTCCTTACGGAGCCTCTATCGGGGAGCAGAAGGAAGCACTGGTCACTATCACAGATGAGAAAGACA AGCCGATCATCCGTTTCTCTGAGATCAAGTATAGTGTGCGTGAGCCCCAGGTGAAAGGCGAAGTGGCCACAGTGAAGATTCCTATTCTTCGTTTTGGTGACACTTCAAAGGTTTCAGTAGTGAGGGTGCACACAAAGGATGGGTCTGCAACCTCTGGAGAAGATTATAACCCGATGTCAGAGG aTGTGGCGTTCAAGGAGGGCGAGAAGGAACACTTTGTGGAGATTGAGGTCCTGTATGACGGTCAGAGAGAGATGAGAGAGGCCTTCACTGTGCACATGAAGCCTGATGACAATATGGTGGCTGAAATACAG ATGAACAAGGCCATTGTTTACATTGAGGAGATGGACAGTGTGGCAGATGTTACTTTTCCTGCCATCCCCCAAGTGGTTTCCCTTCTCATGTATGACGACACATCTAAAATGAAAGACAGACCCTACCCACCCAATGGATACCCTGTTGTTTGTGTGACG GCCTGCAACCCTAAACATCATGACTTTGATAAAACGGGTTCCATCTGTGCCGCGGAGAACATCAACGACACGCTCACTCAGTACCGCTGGCTCATCAGCGCTCCCACCGGATCAGATGGAGTAACCAGCCCCATGAGGGAAGTGGACACTAACACTTTCTTCACCAACACCAAGTCCATCACCTTGGATTCAATCTACTTCCAAGCCGGCTCTAGGGTTCAGTGTGCAGCAAGGGCTTTCAATGCCAACGGAGATGCTGGCCTGGAGCTCGTCAGTTCTATAGTTGTGATCAGCAAAGAGGAGG GTATGTGTCAGCCTCGTATCCCGGGTACTGTTGGAGCTGAACCTTTCTCTGCAAAGATTCGCTACACGGGTCCAGATGATCCAGACTTTCCCAACCTCATCAAACTGACAGTCCACATGCCTCACATGGACG GAATGCTGCCAGTGATCTCCACAAGACCTCTGTCCAACTTTGAGCTTACCCTGAGCCCGGATGGCACACGTGTGGGCAACCATCGCTGCTCCAATTTGCTGGACTTCAATGAGATCCAAACCGGCTACGGCTTCATCACAGACGCAACAAAGAACCCTGAAATAATTGGGGAGACATCGCCCTATCAATACAGCGTTGTCATGCGTTCAGCCAACTCTCTGCGCTTTTACAGGAATCTCAACTTAGAGGCCTGCCTCTGGGAGTTCACCAGCTACTATGACATGTCAGAGCTGCTGAACGACTGTGGAGGATCCATCGGAACCGATGGACAG GTGCTGAACCTGGTCCAGTCTTATGTCACCCTGCGTGTTCCTCTCTTTGTGTCTTACGTCTTCCACTCTCCGGTGGCTGTCGGAGGCTGGCAGCACTTTGACCTGCAATCAGAGCTCAAGCTCACCTTTGTGTATGACACAGCTATTCTGTGGCAGGATGGCATTGGCAGCCCACCTGAAGCTGAACTACAAG GAGCCATGTACCCCACCAGTATGCGTATAAATGAGGAGGGCCGTCTCGTTGTCAACTTCAAGACCGAGGCACGCTTCAGGGGGCAGTTTGTCATGTCTCATCCAG GAACCAGCGTGTCATCTATGGTGATATGTGCTGACCACTCTGGGCTGACGTTCACTCTAGCCCTGGTCAGGACTGAGCCTACATACaaccagcccatgcagcagtggAGCTTTGTCTCTGATTTTGCT GTACGAGACTACTCCGGGACTTATACAGTGAAGCTGGTCCCCTGCATTGCATCACCCAATGGGGAGTTCAGCATCCCTCCTGTCTGCCACCCAAGGGAGCCGCTTACTTTTGATATGGACATTCGCTTCCAGCAG GTGAGTGACCCGGTGGCAGCCGAGTTCAGCCTCAACACACAAATGTTCCTGCTGTCCAAGAAAGAGCTGTGGTTGTCCGATGGCTCCATGGGATTTGGAGAAGGAACCGATGCTGCTTTTTCAGAAG GCTCCATGATTTATGGCCGTGTGATGGTGGATCCAGTCCAGAACCTGGGTGACTCCTTCTCCTGCAGCATTGAGAAAGTCTTCCTCTGCACCGGAATGGATGGTTACGTTCCCAAATACAACCCCACTAACAAAGAGTATGGCTGCCTGGCAGACGCACCCTCTCTACTGCACAGATTCAAGATCCTG GACAAAGCCCAGCCAGAGACTCAAGCTACATCATTTGGTGACGTTTCTTTTAAGGCCACACTGGCGCAGGACACACCAGGAGCTCTGTCTTTGATCAGACAGCCAGGCACTGACGGCTTCACACTGTCTTCCTCTCCACTTTTTCAG GTGGCTGCTGGTCGAGAATGGTTCATCCACACCATCTACACTGTCCGCTCCAGAGAAAATGCCAACCGCAACATTGGCAAGCGCAGCGTAGAGTACCTCCATCACAGCATCTTCTCTGTTGAGCAACCCCGCTCCTCCACCCGCCACCGCCGTGCCGCCCCCTCTTTCTCCGCTCCTGCTGTAGCCCAAGACATCGGTATCGAAAATAATCGGGGCACCAACATCCAGCACATCGCCCTGGACCGAAGAGACCGCATTGTGGTCAGCCAGCGCCAGCCTTGGCTCCCTAATCGTGACAGTTTCTTagagcgccccctgctggagaGTTCAGGCAGAGAGCCGAGTGATACTTCCACTATACCTTTGCTGGTGGGCGTCGCAGGCCTGATCCTCCTCACCTGCCTCATTGCCACCGTCGTCATTCTCCTGCTCCGGCGCAAGAAGCGTGAAAAGAAGAGCCAGTACACTCCTTACGCCACCTCCTCTTCTTCAGCCTACAACGGCTACAGTCACAGCCCAGCAGGCATGTGGGGTGGCTCAGACAGCTCAGAGGTGTAA